AAATTTTTAGAGATTATTAAGCGATTAGCTGATTCAGGAATTTCTATATTATTCATATCTCACAGGCTAGAAGAAATAAAAAAAGTTTCAGACACTATAACTATTTTAAGAGATGGTGAATTGGTTAAAACTGTAAGTGCTGATGAAATAGATATACCTGAAATAGCTCGTTTAATGGTAGGAAGAAAAATTGAGTTTACTCGAATAGCAGAAGATAATAAAATTAAAAAAGATGAAGTATTACTAGAGATTAAAAATTTGAGAGTTAATATGCCTGGTGAAAGAGTAAATGGAGTTGATTTAACAGTTAAAAAAGGTGAAATATTAGGTATTGGAGGTTTGGCTGGTCAAGGGAAAATTGGAATTGCAAATGGAATAATGGGTTTATATGAGACATCAGGAACTATTATTAAAAATGGAAAGGAGCTACCATTAAATAATCCCAGAGAAGCTTTGAAATCCTCCATTGCGTTTTTATCTGAAGATAGACGAGGTGTTGGTCTATTATTAGATCATTCTATAGAATTTAATATTGTGTTTTCCAGCTTGGAAATACAGGGAAGATTTCTTAAAAAAGTAGGACCATTAAAATTAATTGATAATGAAGAAGTTAGGAACCATGCTCTCAAAATGATAGAGGATTTAGATATTAGATGTATTGGTCCTAGGCAACACACTAGACATTTGAGTGGCGGAAATCAGCAAAAAGTGTGTATAGCTCGAGCTTTGACTTTAGAGCCTGATTTATTGTTAGTATCAGAGCCTACAAGAGGCATAGATATTGGAGCTAAAAAGCTAGTATTAGATACATTAGTTAGCTTAAATAGAGAACTAGGTGTAACAATTATTATTACCTCTAGTGAATTAGGGGAACTTCGTCA
This portion of the Keratinibaculum paraultunense genome encodes:
- a CDS encoding sugar ABC transporter ATP-binding protein, which codes for MDLLQMKNISKYYDENKVLNDVNLTIKEGEIHGLVGENGAGKSTLMNILFGMPVIQSTGGYEGEILINGEPFIPTDPKDAMDVGIGMVHQEFMLIPGFTITENIKINREITKPTVISKVFGKSLEKLDYEAMAKDARIALQKLDMSIDEYLPIAGLPVGYMQFIEIAREIDKTHLKLLILDEPTAVLTETEAAKFLEIIKRLADSGISILFISHRLEEIKKVSDTITILRDGELVKTVSADEIDIPEIARLMVGRKIEFTRIAEDNKIKKDEVLLEIKNLRVNMPGERVNGVDLTVKKGEILGIGGLAGQGKIGIANGIMGLYETSGTIIKNGKELPLNNPREALKSSIAFLSEDRRGVGLLLDHSIEFNIVFSSLEIQGRFLKKVGPLKLIDNEEVRNHALKMIEDLDIRCIGPRQHTRHLSGGNQQKVCIARALTLEPDLLLVSEPTRGIDIGAKKLVLDTLVSLNRELGVTIIITSSELGELRQISDRIAIIYDGKLAGILKPDASDETFGLLMAGESIEKVVD